The Apibacter raozihei DNA segment TCTTTTATGATTTACCGGATTATAATCTTTCCATAATAACTGAATACTTTTATTATCGTCAAGTTCAGGATTAGTTTCCAGATATTTAATTCCTTTAGAAGTAAATAATTCAAAAAATTCTTTAAGAACAATGGCAGTAATACCTTTTCTCTGATAATCCGGGTGTATACCTATTAAGTAGAAATTAGCCCATTCATTATTTTTAGAAGCACGTAAGAGATGAAACCATCCAAAAGGAAAAAGCTTACCATTAGCTTTTTGTAAAGCTTTGGAATAAGAAGGCATTGTTATTGCAAATCCGACCAGATTATTATTTTCATCTGCTATACATATAACGTAATCTTTATTAATAAAAGGAATATATTTTTTTTTGTAATAATCAATTTGTTTTTTTGAAAACGGAACATAGGTAGGTAATACTTTGTAGGTATCGTCAAGTAATTGAAAAATCTGATCGCTGTATTCCATTAACTCTTCTTTAGTCTTGAATTGAAGAGCTTTCAATTTATATTTTTCTTTCAAAAGTTTAGAAAAACGAATTACCTTTTCAGGAAGTTCAGATACTACTTCAATATAAAATTCAACCCATTCATTAGCCTTTAAAAAACCTAAATTTTTG contains these protein-coding regions:
- a CDS encoding GNAT family N-acetyltransferase — translated: MNSIEVREVITSSDLKKFIKFPNNLYKNNPYYVPALISEEMAIFDENTNPVFEFSICKKYLAYKSGNIVGRIAVIINKKEVTDLGIKKVRFGWFDVIDDIEVTKSLLAMAYDMANENQFRRIEGPVGFTNLDKAGLLSKGYDKLATMIGIYNFPYYHEHFKNLGFLKANEWVEFYIEVVSELPEKVIRFSKLLKEKYKLKALQFKTKEELMEYSDQIFQLLDDTYKVLPTYVPFSKKQIDYYKKKYIPFINKDYVICIADENNNLVGFAITMPSYSKALQKANGKLFPFGWFHLLRASKNNEWANFYLIGIHPDYQRKGITAIVLKEFFELFTSKGIKYLETNPELDDNKSIQLLWKDYNPVNHKRRITYYKEI